One Pyrus communis chromosome 4, drPyrComm1.1, whole genome shotgun sequence genomic region harbors:
- the LOC137730937 gene encoding serine/threonine-protein kinase AFC2-like isoform X2, with amino-acid sequence MEMDYVSEFPLSHIDRRPRKRPRFAWDPPQPHPKAQSGIYYEQDVGSGTSFGPTRVLPDRPSLFVKGLTQKGSSPRRDDDKDGHYMFVLGENLTSRYKIHRKIGEGTFGQVLECWDRETKEMVAIKVVRSIKKYCEAARIEVDVLQLLGKNDRNGSRCVQIRNWFDYRNHICIVFEMLGPSLYDFLRKNNYRAFPVDLVRELGRQLLECVAFMHDMRLIHTDLKPENILFVSSEYIKVPDYKFTSRPPKDGTGYKRLPKSSAIKVIDFGSTAYEHQEHNYIVSTRHYRAPEVILGLGWSYPCDIWSVGCILVELCSGEALFQTHENLEHLAMMERVLGPMPQHMLKRADRHAEKYVRRGRLDWPEGATSRESIKAVLKLHRLQ; translated from the exons ATGGAGATGGATTACGTGTCGGAGTTCCCTCTTTCGCACATTGATCGGCGTCCAAGAAAGCGCCCCAGGTTTGCTTGGGACCCCCCTCAGCCTCACCCAAAG GCTCAGTCGGGAATATATTATGAGCAAGATGTTGGAAGTGGGACAAGCTTTGGACCTACGAGAGTACTCCCAGACCGCCCTAGTCTTTTTGTAAAGGGGTTAACTCAAAAAGGATCTTCCCCTCGGCGAGATGATGACAAAGATGGACATTACATGTTTGTGCTTGGAGAAAATTTAACATCTCGCT ATAAGATCCACAGAAAAATTggtgaag gaacttttGGTCAGGTTTTGGAATGCTGGGATAGGGAAACAAAAGAAATGGTAGCTATAAAAGTTGTCAGGAGTATCAAAAAATACTGTGAAGCAGCAAGGATTGAAGTTGATGTGCTACAGTTGCTTGGGAAGAATGACAGAAATGGAAGTCG TTGTGTTCAAATACGGAACTGGTTTGACTATCGTAACCATATATGTATA GTATTTGAGATGCTTGGACCAAGCTTATACGATTTCCTCCGGAAAAATAATTATCGTGCATTTCCGGTTGATCTTGTCCGCGAACTTGGCAGGCAACTGTTGGAATGTGTAGCAT TCATGCACGATATGCGTCTCATCCATACCGACCTGAAGCCTGAGAACATACTTTTTGTTTCTTCAGAATACATTAAAGTACCTGACTACAAG TTTACATCCCGGCCGCCAAAAGATGGAACTGGTTATAAAAGGTTGCCAAAATCTAGCGCTATCAAGGTTATTGATTTTGGTAGCACAGCCTATGAGCATCAAGAGCACAACTACATTGTGTCAACAAGGCACTACCGGGCACCTGAGGTTATTCTGG GACTTGGATGGAGTTATCCATGCGACATATGGAGTGTTGGTTGCATCTTGGTAGAGTTGTGTTCG GGAGAGGCTTTGTTCCAGACACATGAGAACTTGGAACACCTAGCTATGATGGAGAGGGTTTTAGGTCCAATGCCACAGCACATGTTGAAAAGAGCAGA CCGTCATGCTGAGAAGTATGTCAGACGGGGTAGATTGGATTGGCCAGAAggtgcaacttctcgagaaagTATTAAAGCCGTTTTAAAGCTACATCGTCTCCAG TGA
- the LOC137730937 gene encoding serine/threonine-protein kinase AFC1-like isoform X3, protein MVAIKVVRSIKKYCEAARIEVDVLQLLGKNDRNGSRCVQIRNWFDYRNHICIVFEMLGPSLYDFLRKNNYRAFPVDLVRELGRQLLECVAFMHDMRLIHTDLKPENILFVSSEYIKVPDYKFTSRPPKDGTGYKRLPKSSAIKVIDFGSTAYEHQEHNYIVSTRHYRAPEVILGLGWSYPCDIWSVGCILVELCSGEALFQTHENLEHLAMMERVLGPMPQHMLKRADRHAEKYVRRGRLDWPEGATSRESIKAVLKLHRLQNIVMQHVDHSAGDLIDLLQGLLKFDPSSRLTAPEALRHPFFTRDHYRRF, encoded by the exons ATGGTAGCTATAAAAGTTGTCAGGAGTATCAAAAAATACTGTGAAGCAGCAAGGATTGAAGTTGATGTGCTACAGTTGCTTGGGAAGAATGACAGAAATGGAAGTCG TTGTGTTCAAATACGGAACTGGTTTGACTATCGTAACCATATATGTATA GTATTTGAGATGCTTGGACCAAGCTTATACGATTTCCTCCGGAAAAATAATTATCGTGCATTTCCGGTTGATCTTGTCCGCGAACTTGGCAGGCAACTGTTGGAATGTGTAGCAT TCATGCACGATATGCGTCTCATCCATACCGACCTGAAGCCTGAGAACATACTTTTTGTTTCTTCAGAATACATTAAAGTACCTGACTACAAG TTTACATCCCGGCCGCCAAAAGATGGAACTGGTTATAAAAGGTTGCCAAAATCTAGCGCTATCAAGGTTATTGATTTTGGTAGCACAGCCTATGAGCATCAAGAGCACAACTACATTGTGTCAACAAGGCACTACCGGGCACCTGAGGTTATTCTGG GACTTGGATGGAGTTATCCATGCGACATATGGAGTGTTGGTTGCATCTTGGTAGAGTTGTGTTCG GGAGAGGCTTTGTTCCAGACACATGAGAACTTGGAACACCTAGCTATGATGGAGAGGGTTTTAGGTCCAATGCCACAGCACATGTTGAAAAGAGCAGA CCGTCATGCTGAGAAGTATGTCAGACGGGGTAGATTGGATTGGCCAGAAggtgcaacttctcgagaaagTATTAAAGCCGTTTTAAAGCTACATCGTCTCCAG AATATAGTGATGCAGCATGTCGATCATTCAGCTGGTGATCTCATCGACCTCCTGCAAGGTCTCCTTAAATTTGACCCGTCCAGCAGGCTAACAGCTCCCGAAGCCCTTAGGCATCCCTTCTTTACCAGGGATCATTACAGGAGGTTTTAG
- the LOC137730937 gene encoding serine/threonine-protein kinase AFC2-like isoform X1 gives MEMDYVSEFPLSHIDRRPRKRPRFAWDPPQPHPKAQSGIYYEQDVGSGTSFGPTRVLPDRPSLFVKGLTQKGSSPRRDDDKDGHYMFVLGENLTSRYKIHRKIGEGTFGQVLECWDRETKEMVAIKVVRSIKKYCEAARIEVDVLQLLGKNDRNGSRCVQIRNWFDYRNHICIVFEMLGPSLYDFLRKNNYRAFPVDLVRELGRQLLECVAFMHDMRLIHTDLKPENILFVSSEYIKVPDYKFTSRPPKDGTGYKRLPKSSAIKVIDFGSTAYEHQEHNYIVSTRHYRAPEVILGLGWSYPCDIWSVGCILVELCSGEALFQTHENLEHLAMMERVLGPMPQHMLKRADRHAEKYVRRGRLDWPEGATSRESIKAVLKLHRLQNIVMQHVDHSAGDLIDLLQGLLKFDPSSRLTAPEALRHPFFTRDHYRRF, from the exons ATGGAGATGGATTACGTGTCGGAGTTCCCTCTTTCGCACATTGATCGGCGTCCAAGAAAGCGCCCCAGGTTTGCTTGGGACCCCCCTCAGCCTCACCCAAAG GCTCAGTCGGGAATATATTATGAGCAAGATGTTGGAAGTGGGACAAGCTTTGGACCTACGAGAGTACTCCCAGACCGCCCTAGTCTTTTTGTAAAGGGGTTAACTCAAAAAGGATCTTCCCCTCGGCGAGATGATGACAAAGATGGACATTACATGTTTGTGCTTGGAGAAAATTTAACATCTCGCT ATAAGATCCACAGAAAAATTggtgaag gaacttttGGTCAGGTTTTGGAATGCTGGGATAGGGAAACAAAAGAAATGGTAGCTATAAAAGTTGTCAGGAGTATCAAAAAATACTGTGAAGCAGCAAGGATTGAAGTTGATGTGCTACAGTTGCTTGGGAAGAATGACAGAAATGGAAGTCG TTGTGTTCAAATACGGAACTGGTTTGACTATCGTAACCATATATGTATA GTATTTGAGATGCTTGGACCAAGCTTATACGATTTCCTCCGGAAAAATAATTATCGTGCATTTCCGGTTGATCTTGTCCGCGAACTTGGCAGGCAACTGTTGGAATGTGTAGCAT TCATGCACGATATGCGTCTCATCCATACCGACCTGAAGCCTGAGAACATACTTTTTGTTTCTTCAGAATACATTAAAGTACCTGACTACAAG TTTACATCCCGGCCGCCAAAAGATGGAACTGGTTATAAAAGGTTGCCAAAATCTAGCGCTATCAAGGTTATTGATTTTGGTAGCACAGCCTATGAGCATCAAGAGCACAACTACATTGTGTCAACAAGGCACTACCGGGCACCTGAGGTTATTCTGG GACTTGGATGGAGTTATCCATGCGACATATGGAGTGTTGGTTGCATCTTGGTAGAGTTGTGTTCG GGAGAGGCTTTGTTCCAGACACATGAGAACTTGGAACACCTAGCTATGATGGAGAGGGTTTTAGGTCCAATGCCACAGCACATGTTGAAAAGAGCAGA CCGTCATGCTGAGAAGTATGTCAGACGGGGTAGATTGGATTGGCCAGAAggtgcaacttctcgagaaagTATTAAAGCCGTTTTAAAGCTACATCGTCTCCAG AATATAGTGATGCAGCATGTCGATCATTCAGCTGGTGATCTCATCGACCTCCTGCAAGGTCTCCTTAAATTTGACCCGTCCAGCAGGCTAACAGCTCCCGAAGCCCTTAGGCATCCCTTCTTTACCAGGGATCATTACAGGAGGTTTTAG
- the LOC137732132 gene encoding uncharacterized protein: protein MPRPGDTNPHFVRPYPSQTPEQLTQTSPHGPLVPLPQHHGQHPAPPNLRPDWPGPHHPEPPEVEPEPIQFEQVRRPRSKHQWRHSNPAGPLVSFHPQFEEQHPLTDQQTLPLVPSVPTPHPDHEDHHPRKKHQGRKTQPVVPPVAAPYHDHEDERHPKKKHKGRKTPPLVPTGPSPYHDREDKQYPWPHGSQGQPHSRRTHPQGLLIPRPQPTNVFTWSGAICCAIFWVLIIITGLVVLIIYLVFRPRTPKFDVSSATLNAAYLDMGYLLNADVTVLANFTNPNKKVSVDFSYLIIDLYYGNTLIATQYVEPFSAERSRSMFANVHMVASQVRLGVLESQRLKKQMESNRAEFEVKGYFRARANFGKILRYSYWLHGDCRVVLTRPPDGVLVTRKCKTKH from the coding sequence ATGCCTCGCCCTGGTGACACCAACCCACATTTTGTCCGGCCATATCCGTCACAAACTCCAGAACAACTTACCCAAACATCTCCACACGGTCCATTGGTGCCACTCCCACAGCACCATGGCCAACACCCCGCGCCACCCAACCTCAGACCAGACTGGCCTGGACCGCATCACCCTGAACCACCAGAAGTCGAGCCAGAACCAATACAATTTGAGCAGGTTCGCCGGCCCCGGTCTAAGCATCAATGGCGGCATTCCAACCCAGCGGGTCCATTGGTGTCATTTCATCCACAATTCGAAGAACAACATCCGCTGACAGACCAGCAAACCCTACCACTAGTTCCATCAGTGCCAACCCCGCACCCTGATCATGAAGACCACCATCCTCGGAAAAAGCATCAAGGCCGGAAAACCCAGCCTGTAGTTCCACCCGTGGCAGCTCCATACCATGATCATGAAGACGAACGACATCCTAAGAAAAAGCATAAAGGCCGGAAAACCCCGCCTCTAGTTCCAACCGGGCCTTCCCCGTACCATGATCGTGAAGACAAACAATATCCCTGGCCACACGGTTCACAAGGGCAGCCGCATAGCCGACGTACTCACCCGCAGGGCTTGCTCATACCACGCCCTCAACCAACCAACGTCTTCACATGGTCCGGAGCCATTTGCTGTGCAATTTTTTGGGTTCTCATAATCATAACCGGCCTAGTGGTTCTCATAATCTATCTTGTTTTCCGTCCCCGGACTCCGAAATTCGACGTCTCTTCCGCCACGCTAAACGCAGCGTATCTTGACATGGGATATCTTCTCAATGCCGACGTTACAGTGCTGGCAAACTTCACCAACCCAAACAAGAAGGTCAGCGTCGACTTTAGCTACCTGATCATTGATCTATATTACGGAAATACCCTCATTGCCACCCAGTACGTAGAACCCTTCTCGGCAGAGAGGAGTCGGTCCATGTTTGCAAATGTTCACATGGTGGCCAGCCAGGTGCGTCTCGGAGTGCTGGAAAGTCAGAGGCTTAAGAAGCAGATGGAGAGCAATCGGGCGGAGTTTGAGGTGAAGGGGTATTTCCGGGCACGAGCTAACTTCGGAAAGATCCTCCGATACTCGTACTGGTTGCACGGTGACTGCAGAGTTGTGCTCACTAGACCTCCTGATGGAGTTCTGGTGACTAGAAAATGCAAGACAAAGCACTAA
- the LOC137730937 gene encoding serine/threonine-protein kinase AFC1-like isoform X4, with product MCYSCLGRMTEMEVVMHDMRLIHTDLKPENILFVSSEYIKVPDYKFTSRPPKDGTGYKRLPKSSAIKVIDFGSTAYEHQEHNYIVSTRHYRAPEVILGLGWSYPCDIWSVGCILVELCSGEALFQTHENLEHLAMMERVLGPMPQHMLKRADRHAEKYVRRGRLDWPEGATSRESIKAVLKLHRLQNIVMQHVDHSAGDLIDLLQGLLKFDPSSRLTAPEALRHPFFTRDHYRRF from the exons ATGTGCTACAGTTGCTTGGGAAGAATGACAGAAATGGAAGTCG TCATGCACGATATGCGTCTCATCCATACCGACCTGAAGCCTGAGAACATACTTTTTGTTTCTTCAGAATACATTAAAGTACCTGACTACAAG TTTACATCCCGGCCGCCAAAAGATGGAACTGGTTATAAAAGGTTGCCAAAATCTAGCGCTATCAAGGTTATTGATTTTGGTAGCACAGCCTATGAGCATCAAGAGCACAACTACATTGTGTCAACAAGGCACTACCGGGCACCTGAGGTTATTCTGG GACTTGGATGGAGTTATCCATGCGACATATGGAGTGTTGGTTGCATCTTGGTAGAGTTGTGTTCG GGAGAGGCTTTGTTCCAGACACATGAGAACTTGGAACACCTAGCTATGATGGAGAGGGTTTTAGGTCCAATGCCACAGCACATGTTGAAAAGAGCAGA CCGTCATGCTGAGAAGTATGTCAGACGGGGTAGATTGGATTGGCCAGAAggtgcaacttctcgagaaagTATTAAAGCCGTTTTAAAGCTACATCGTCTCCAG AATATAGTGATGCAGCATGTCGATCATTCAGCTGGTGATCTCATCGACCTCCTGCAAGGTCTCCTTAAATTTGACCCGTCCAGCAGGCTAACAGCTCCCGAAGCCCTTAGGCATCCCTTCTTTACCAGGGATCATTACAGGAGGTTTTAG